The Carnobacterium divergens nucleotide sequence TTGCAAATGGGCTACACCATTCTTGAACCTGGTAGCGCATGGAACACAATGCCTTGTCATACACATGAACGTCGCATGGAAGCTTATGTCTACTTTGATTATACGAACGAAGAAACAAAAGTTTTCCATATGATGGGAAAACCCGATGAAACAAAACACTTAGTAGTCGGAAATGAACAAGCTGTTATCTCACCAAGTTGGTCAATTCATTCTGGTGTAGGTACAAGTAACTATTCGTTTATTTGGGCAATGTGTGGAGAAAACATCACATACACCGATATGGATATGGTTACTATGAACGATTTAAAATAAATTCAGAAAAGAGGCACTAAACATGAATTTTTCAATGGATTCCTTTCAATTAGATGGAAAAGTTGCATTAATTACTGGAGCTGTACACGGTATTGGCTTTGAAATTGCGAAATCTTTAGCTACTGCAGGTGCAACAATCGTATTCAACAATTTAACTCAACAGTCAGTTGATACTGCTTTAGAAAAGTATCAACAAGCAGGCATCGATGCTTATGGTTATGTTTGTGATGTGACTGATGAAGCCGCTGTTAATAGCCTGATTAGCAAAATCAAGAAAGAAGTTGGCAGCATTGACATTTTAGTCAATAATGCAGGGATTATTAAACGTATTCCAATGATTGATATGTCAGCAACTGATTTCCGTCAAGTAGTGGATGTTGACTTAACAGCGCCCTTCATTATGGCAAAAGCAGTCATTCCAGATATGATTGAAAAAGGTGGCGGTAAAATTATTAATATTTGTTCAATGATGAGTGAATTGGGCCGTGAAACCGTTAGTGCCTATGCTGCTGCAAAAGGTGGTTTAAAAATGTTGACTAAGAACATTGCTTCTGAATATGGTCAATACAATATCCAATGTAATGGGATTGGTCCTGGTTACATTGCTACCCCGCAAACTGCTCCATTGAGAGAATTACAAGCAGATGGGGAACGTCATCCTTTTGATCAATTCATCGTTGGTCGTACACCTGCTGCTCGTTGGGGAAACCCAGAAGATTTAGCTGGTCCAGCAATTTTTCTAGCTTCAAAAGCTTCTGATTTTGTCAATGGCCACATTTTATATGTCGATGGTGGAATTTTAGCCTATATTGGCAAACAACCTTAACAAATTAATTGTCAAAGCCCTCTAATGCTGTATTCGAGGGCTTTAATATTACTCCGAAATGAAAGCGCGTTCAAAAAAATAAAAAGGAGTTTAACAAATGAAATCAAAAAAATTGATCTCCACTCTCCCACTAATGTTCCTATTTTTGAGTCTTTTTTTATGTTGGAACAACCAAAAATCATTAGCAAATTCTAACAATTTTGAATTGGACTTTAACCATGAAATTGGCAATTGGAAAGATCTTGTTGGCACTTCACTTTTGGAACAAAAAAACAATCAACTTTTTATTCAAAATACTACTATAGGAAAAAATATCGAATCCATCTCCCTTGCCAGCGATTCTCCACTATTAAATGACGGTGAAGTTGAATTAACCTTTCTTTATGAAAATCAAAAAAATTTTGGCGTTGTTTTCAGAGCAGATGCCACTCAATCTTCAAATTGGCAATCCTTCGCCTATAATGGTGATGGAAACTGGCAACTTGGTCAGCCTGGCGGAAAATGGTTAACCTCTATTAAAAGCCCTCCCTTAGTATCTGGCGAGACCTATCGACTTCTAGTAAGATACTCTGGAAAATCAATTGAAGCTTTTCTCAACGGACATTCCTTTTATCAAAATGAGCATGTTGTTTATCCCAATGGAAATGAAACTATTTCAGATGATTGGACAGGACAGATTGGACTTCGCCTCTTTGGAGATCGGATAACATTAAGAGTTCTTTCTTTAAAGAATGGCGCTGTTGGTTCTATTCCACTGTCACCAGATAATCCTGAAAAAAGCGAAGACTTAGCAGCTATTCGTTCAAAATGGAAAGAAAATTTAGTAGGGGATTTCGAAAAAACACCTGAATTATTATACGATGCCGAAGTTCAAACATACATCCAACAACTCTCTAACCAAG carries:
- a CDS encoding gluconate 5-dehydrogenase; this translates as MNFSMDSFQLDGKVALITGAVHGIGFEIAKSLATAGATIVFNNLTQQSVDTALEKYQQAGIDAYGYVCDVTDEAAVNSLISKIKKEVGSIDILVNNAGIIKRIPMIDMSATDFRQVVDVDLTAPFIMAKAVIPDMIEKGGGKIINICSMMSELGRETVSAYAAAKGGLKMLTKNIASEYGQYNIQCNGIGPGYIATPQTAPLRELQADGERHPFDQFIVGRTPAARWGNPEDLAGPAIFLASKASDFVNGHILYVDGGILAYIGKQP